A region from the Melospiza georgiana isolate bMelGeo1 chromosome 10, bMelGeo1.pri, whole genome shotgun sequence genome encodes:
- the SSR3 gene encoding translocon-associated protein subunit gamma yields the protein MAPKGGPGGRQQSEEDLLLQDFSRNLSAKSSALFFGNAFIVSAIPIWLYWRIWHMDLVQSAVLYSVMTLISTYLVAFAYKNVKFVLKHKVAQKREDAVSKEVTRKLSEADNRKMSRKEKDERILWKKNEVADYEATTFSIFYNNTLFLVLVIIASFFVLKNFNPTVNYILSISASSGLIALLSTGSK from the exons ATGGCTCCCAagggcggccccggcggccgGCAGCAGTCCGAGGaggatctgctgctgcaggacttCAGCCGCAACCTCTCGGCCAAGTCCTCCGCGCTCTTCTTCGGCAACGCCTTCATCGTCTCCGCCATCCCTATCT ggctTTATTGGAGAATATGGCATATGGATCTTGTTCAGTCTGCAGTCCTGTACAGCGTGATGACCCTCATCAGTACTTACCTTGTGGCTTTTGCATATAAAAATGTCAAGTTTGTCCTCAAACACAA AGTAGCCCAGAAAAGAGAAGATGCAGTTTCCAAGGAGGTGACTCGCAAGCTGTCCGAGGCAGACAACAGGAAGATGTCCCGCAAGGAGAAGGATGAAAG AATTctgtggaagaaaaatgaagttgCCGACTATGAAGCAACAACTTTTTCCATCTTCTACAACAACACCCTCTTCCTGGTGCTGGTTATCATCGCTTCCTTTTTCGTGCTGAAGAACTTCAACCCCACTGT AAACTACATCCTTTCTATCAGTGCTTCCTCAGGACTGATTGCTCTGCTGTCCACAGGATCCAAGTAG